ATAATGCCGTGATCCACATTGCACGGTAGATCAGCCACAAGATGCGCGCTGCGGTACTTTTCGGAGAACTTCGGAAGCTCTGGTACAGGTGGTAGTTCGTTCCCTGGGCCTCCCAGATTGCGGCCTGTGCCAGCTTCAGGAACGTACACCCAGGCATACCCATCCCGCTCTTCGCACGGATACGCTCCTGCATAGATCCTGCCCGGATCGATCGTATCGTGCCGTGTTAGCGAAGGGATCTCTGCACACTGGCCGGAGCAGGGTTCAAATTTCCAGCCATGGTACTTGCACTGCACGTGTTCACCGTCAAACCATCCTGCCGAGAGCGGAATTCCACGATGCGGACAGAGGTCGCGCATACAGAACAGTCGCCCGTCGCGCTTGCGGCCCAGTACCAGCGGAATGCCCAGCAGGAGCGCCTGCGTCATTTTGCCAACACGCAGATCCTGCGAACGCAGCGCAGGATACCAGTCACCGAAGATCAGTTCGGCTGGTGGCCCAGGCATCGAGATTGCAGGCGGAACAAGATCGTGCATTGCTATCAGCCTGAGTCTACACAAAGATAGCCACGGATTTTCGCAGAACCTGCGGAGAATGCAGAGGCTTAACAAGATTCCAGAATCGCTGGTGACCGATACACTGGTTTCGTGCCCATCGAGCTCACGCCGGTCAAACGTAACCGCCTTATTCTGCTCGTGCTGTGGTTTGTCTTTTATTCGAGCTTTACACTGCTCACTCCGCCCTTGCTGGACGATGCCGACTCCGTGCACGCCGAGGTGGCACGCGAGATGCTTGTCCGTCACGATTGGACTACGCTCTACGCCAATGGCATCCGTTACCTCGAGAAAGCACCTTTGCTTTATTGGTCGATGGCGACGAGTTTCAAGGTCTTTGGTGTCGGAACCGCAGCGGCGCGGATTCCGTTGGCATTGACGGTTCTCGCACTTGTTTTCGCACTCGAGGCCTTTGCGCGACGTGCGTTCAGCAATGTGGAGCAAGCAAATACCGGGCCGCGAGCCGGTCTGTACGCCGGTCTTATCCTTCTCTCCAGCTTCGGAATCTTTATCTTCACCCGCATCACGATTCCCGACGCGATGGTTTGCCTTTGGCAGACACTTGCTATCTTCTGCTTCTGGGTAACGGAGCAGGAAAAGCAGCCGAGCCGCCTGCCTTGTTTTGGATTTGCCGTTTGCTGCGCCCTCAACGTCCTCACCAAAGGACTCATCGGCATCGTCTTTCCCGTCGGAATCATCGCCGCGTATCTTATCCTTACCCGCGGAGTCCGTGGCGCCATCGCTCGTATCCTACGTTGCCATCCATTTACAAGCGCAGCAATTTTCTTCGCAATCGCGGCTCCCTGGCACATCCTCATCGGGCTGGCTAATCCCACTCAGGGCGACCCCGGCAGCATCACTTTTCACAACGGTCACTGGATCGTTCCGCAACCAACGAATGGGAATGTTCATGGCTGGACCTGGTTTTACTTCGTCAATGAGCATCTCCTGCGTTATCTGAACCTGCGCGTCCCTCGTGACTACGACACGGTTCCGTTGCTGCTCTTTTGGGGGCTGATCCTCATCTGGCTGATGCCCTGGAGTGCCTTCCTGTTTCATTCCCTCACGCAGATCGAAGCTCGGGCAGCGCTTGCTGCTTCACCTCTCTTGTCACAGTGGAACTGGCTGCAACGCAAGCTTAATCCGGATTCGCATGAGGTCTCTCTTACGCCGCAGGAACGCACCCTGCTGCTACTCGGAATCTGGGCTGCACTGCCGCTGCTCTTCTTCTCCTTCTCTACGCGACAGGAGTATTATGTGCTGCCTTCGCTGCCCGCGCTCGTGCTTCTGATTGCTTCCTGGCTTACCAGCGAAGTCGACGAGGCTGAATCCTTTTCTGTCCCTGATCGCAAAGTCAAGGCTGGTCAACGGATTGCTTTGGTCCTGCTGATGTTCGGGTCGGTCATCGCTCTCGCCGCGCTCTTCTTCATCATGAAGACGCAGCCTCCGGATCCCAATACCGATCTGGCCAGTCTTCTCCAGCAGAACCCAGGCGAATACGCTCTCTCCTTCGGTCATTTTCTAGACCTTAATGGCAAAGCCATGGGGGCCTTCCGCACACCGCTCGGTATGACTGCATTCTTTCTCTTCGGAGGAACGCTTGCGGCCTTCCTGTTGCGCCGATCCTATCGTCCTCATCTGGGAAATCTCTGGCTCGCGGGAGGAGCCTTCGGATTCCTGTTGGCCGCACATCTTGGGCTCCAGATCTTCTCGCCGGTCTTGACCTCAAAGCAACTTGCCGACGCTATCGCTCCGCAACTCAAACCAGACGACCTTCTAATCATTCACGGTGAATATGAAGCAGGCAGTACCCTTGGCTTCTATCTTCAAAGAAACGATATCCATATCTTCGAAGGCCGCAGCTCGAATCTCTGGTACGGAAGCTTCTTCCCCGATGCTCCTCGCATCTTTGAGAACGAAGCCTCCCTCAACCTCCAGTGGACAGGGCCGCAGCGGGTTTTCCTGTGGCAGGACGTAAGCCAGCCGCTTCCAAAGCTGCGTGGCCGAAGTTACCTTGTCCTGCAAAGTGGAGGCAAAGAGCTTCTAAGCAATCGGCCCTTTTTATTTCAATGAGTGATGGCCCCGGAATCGTATTTGCGATTCGCGGGGCCATTTTTCTGCAGACGGCTCGTAAGCCGAATTCTGTTCTAGATGATCATTCCTCTAGGCGACGCATTACTGCGGCGCTCCAGCAACCTACCCGCAGGTTTCGGAGCCCTTTCGGGCCTCTTCGCCTGAGCGTACCGGGCCGATACGCCTCCGCCGCCTGAAGAGAAGCGACGAAGTCCCTGCCTATTTGGTCTTGCTCCGTGTGGGGTTTACATTGCCGCGTCTGTTACCAGCCGCGCGGTGCGCTCTTACCGCACCTTTTCACCCTTACCCCGATCTTGCGATCGTGGCGGTATGTTCTCTGTTGCACTGGCCGTCCAGATGGCTTGAACCATCCGTCCCGGACGTTATCCGGCACACTGCCCTTCGGAGTTCGGACTTTCCTCTCCCGGCAGATCATTCGACCTGCTCGGCAGCGATCATCCGGCCGCCTGCAGGTTCTAGTTTAGCAGGCGCCGGGATTGAGAAGCGCCGTTTGTCACAAGTGTCTTGACAAGTAAGAAGTGAACGAATATTTTTCCCCTAAATCAATTAGGGAAGATACATGACAACGCGAGATGAAAATACGGACTCCGGAGCGCTGCTGCAGGGAACGCTGGAGATGCTCATTCTGAAGGCGTTACTTCGTGGGCCACAGCACGGGTATGCCGTAGCCGAGTGGATTCATCAGACTTCACAGCAACTGCTGCGTGTTGAAGAAGGTGCGCTGTATCCAGCGTTGCATCGGCTGGAACTACGCGGATTGCTACAGGCTGAATGGGGAGCGTCCGAGAACAATCGGCGAGCTAAGTTCTACCAGTTGACGGCTGAGGGGAAGAAGCGACTCAATGCCGAAACGCAGCGCTGGGCGCGGCTCTCCGCCGCCGTGGCGTTTGTAATGCAGGCTTCGTAGGGAGAGGGGCACGTATGTCTTCAGGGATACACGAGCTGTTGGGGCGGCTGAGATCGTTGTTTCGGCGTCGGCGATTGGACCGCGAGATGGTTGAAGAACTGGAGTTTCACCAGGAACAACTCCGCTCGAAATATCTGCGCGAAGGAATGCCGGAAGAAGAAGCGAAAAGAGCGGTGAGAAAGCGTTTTGGCGACCAACGTCGCTGGCAGGAGCGTCTGCGCGAGGTGTGGCAGTTCCGTTGGTTCGAAGATCTGACTCGCGATGTGAGATTCTCCGCACGGCTGCTGATGCGGTCACCTGGGTTTACGACGATCGCTCTGCTCACACTGGCTCTGGGCGTGGGTGCGAATACAGCGGTCTTCTCGCTGATCAATGGGTTATTGCTGCGCCCGTTGCCGGTGCCTGATGCACAGCAGATGACCGTGCTGCATATTGATGAGGGCGGCTCCCTGCCCAACTATTCGTTCTGTACGCCGTTCTTTCGTGCGCTGGAGAACAAGCACGACGTGTTTGCGAACGTCTTTGCCTTTAACGATGATGTGCTCCAGGTGCGCGGAGAGGCTGGCAACGAGAATATTCCCGGCGTGCTGGTGAGCGGACAGTATTTTGCCGCGATGCAGGTTGCTCCATTACTGGGCCGCTATCTGACGCCCCAGGATGACAAAGTCGGCGGAAACCCAGAGGGACTTGCTGTGGTGATCAGCGAGCCGTTTTGGGAGCGTTGGTTCCATCGCGAGCCCGATGTTATCGGGCGCAAACTGGTGATCGCGAATACGCCGTTCACGGTAGTAGGCGTGATGCC
This portion of the Edaphobacter sp. 4G125 genome encodes:
- a CDS encoding phospholipid carrier-dependent glycosyltransferase, with protein sequence MPIELTPVKRNRLILLVLWFVFYSSFTLLTPPLLDDADSVHAEVAREMLVRHDWTTLYANGIRYLEKAPLLYWSMATSFKVFGVGTAAARIPLALTVLALVFALEAFARRAFSNVEQANTGPRAGLYAGLILLSSFGIFIFTRITIPDAMVCLWQTLAIFCFWVTEQEKQPSRLPCFGFAVCCALNVLTKGLIGIVFPVGIIAAYLILTRGVRGAIARILRCHPFTSAAIFFAIAAPWHILIGLANPTQGDPGSITFHNGHWIVPQPTNGNVHGWTWFYFVNEHLLRYLNLRVPRDYDTVPLLLFWGLILIWLMPWSAFLFHSLTQIEARAALAASPLLSQWNWLQRKLNPDSHEVSLTPQERTLLLLGIWAALPLLFFSFSTRQEYYVLPSLPALVLLIASWLTSEVDEAESFSVPDRKVKAGQRIALVLLMFGSVIALAALFFIMKTQPPDPNTDLASLLQQNPGEYALSFGHFLDLNGKAMGAFRTPLGMTAFFLFGGTLAAFLLRRSYRPHLGNLWLAGGAFGFLLAAHLGLQIFSPVLTSKQLADAIAPQLKPDDLLIIHGEYEAGSTLGFYLQRNDIHIFEGRSSNLWYGSFFPDAPRIFENEASLNLQWTGPQRVFLWQDVSQPLPKLRGRSYLVLQSGGKELLSNRPFLFQ
- a CDS encoding PadR family transcriptional regulator, encoding MTTRDENTDSGALLQGTLEMLILKALLRGPQHGYAVAEWIHQTSQQLLRVEEGALYPALHRLELRGLLQAEWGASENNRRAKFYQLTAEGKKRLNAETQRWARLSAAVAFVMQAS